One Aegilops tauschii subsp. strangulata cultivar AL8/78 chromosome 7, Aet v6.0, whole genome shotgun sequence genomic window carries:
- the LOC109738000 gene encoding protein yippee-like At4g27745 — protein sequence MAELVGPRVYSCCHCRNHVCLHDDIISKAFQGRNGRAFLFSHAMNVTTGAKEDRQLMTGLHTVADIHCRDCREVLGWKYERAYEESQKYKEGKFIFEKAKIVQENW from the exons ATGGCGGAATTGGTCGGCCCGCGCGTGTACAGCTGCTGCCACTGCCGCAACCACGTCTGCCTCCACGACGATATCATCTCCAAGGCCTTCCag GGGAGGAATGGCCGCGCGTTCCTCTTCTCCCACGCCATGAACGTCACCACGGGGGCCAAGGAGGACCGGCAGCTCATGACGGGGCTCCACACCGTCGCCGACATCCACTGCCGTGACTGCCGCGAGGTGCTCGGGTGGAAGTACGAGAGGGCCTACGAGGAGTCCCAGAAGTACAAGGAAGGCAAGTTCATATTCGAAAAGGCCAAGATTGTGCAGGAGAATTGGTAG
- the LOC109737999 gene encoding DExH-box ATP-dependent RNA helicase DExH9 encodes MEATLKRKAAEAPADGPDPPLKAPRADAAPAPPPPAAAERVACLHDVSYPEGYDASASGPRVVAGGGEGAAPAKTFPFPLDPFQSEAIRCLDNGESVMVSAHTSAGKTVVALYAIAMSLRNQQRVIYTSPIKALSNQKYREFKEEFSDVGLMTGDVTIEPNASCLVMTTEIWRSMQYKGSEVMREVAWVIFDEVHYMRDRERGVVWEESIVMAPKNSRFVFLSATVPNAKEFADWVAKVHKQPCHIVYTDYRPTPLQHYVFPAGGDGLYLVVDENGKFREDSFQKSLNVLAPATGSDKKRENGKRQKGLVSAGKTNEESDIFKMVKMIIQRQYDPVILFSFSKRECEFLAMQMAKMDLNGDDEKVNIETIFWSAMDLLSDDDKKLPQVSNMLPLLKRGIGVHHSGLLPILKEVIEILFQEGLIKCLFATETFSIGLNMPAKTVVFTNVRKFDGDRFRWLSSGEYIQMSGRAGRRGIDQRGICILMVDEKMEPSTAKMMLKGGADSLNSAFHLSYNMLLNQLRSEDGDPEKLLRHSFYQFQADRALPDLEKQVRELEIERSSMVIEDEESVKDYYDLLQQYRTLKKDVRDIVLSPKYVLPFLQSGRLVRVQYSTDESTFSIDENVSWGIIINFEKVKTNAEERRPEDCDYTVDVLTRCSVIKDISGKKTMKVIPLKSRGEPVVISLPLSQIDGLSSVRMYIPKDLLPVEARENTLRKVDEVLSRFAKDGVPLLDPEEDMEVKSSSYRKAARRIEALESLFEKHDIRNAPHIQQKLKLLHAKQEIKAKIKSIKKTMRASTALAFKDELKARKRVLRRLGYITSEDVVEIKGKVACEISSADELTLTELMFSGTLKDATVEQMVALLSCFVWQEKLQDAPKPREELDLLFYQLQETARRVANLQLECKIQIDVESFVNSFRPDVMEAVYSWARGSKFHQIMEMTQVFEGSLIRAIRRLEEVLQQLILASQSIGETQLEAKLEEAVSKIKRDIVFAASLYL; translated from the exons ATGGAGGCCACCCTCAAGCGCAAGGCCGCGGAAGCCCCCGCCGACGGGCCCGACCCCCCGCTCAAGGCGCCGCGCGCGGACGCCGCTCCCGCtcccccgccgccggccgccgccgagcGCGTCGCCTGCCTGCACGACGTCTCCTACCCGGAGGGCTACGACGCGTCCGCCTCCGGCCCGCGCgtcgtcgccggcggcggcgagggcgccgcCCCGGCCAAGACGTTCCCCTTCCCGCTCGACCCCTTCCAGTCCGAGGCCATCCGCTGCCTCGACAACGGCGAGTCCGTCATG GTTTCGGCGCACACGTCGGCGGGGAAGACGGTGGTGGCGCTGTACGCGATAGCCATGTCCCTGCGCAACCAGCAGCGGGTCATCTACACGTCGCCCATCAAGGCCCTCAGCAACCAGAAGTACAGGGAGTTCAAGGAGGAGTTCTCCGACGTCGGCCTCATGACCGGGGACGTCACCATCGAGCCAAACGCATCTTGCTTG GTCATGACCACGGAGATTTGGCGCAGCATGCAGTACAAGGGGTCCGAGGTGATGAGGGAAGTCGCCTGGGTTATCTTCGATGAGGTGCATTACATGCGTGACAGGGAGAGGGGAGTGGTGTGGGAGGAGAGTATTGTGATGGCCCCCAAAAACTCGCGGTTCGTGTTCCTCTCGGCAACTGTACCTAATGCCAAGGAATTTGCTGATTGGGTTGCCAAG GTACATAAGCAACCTTGTCATATAGTATACACCGACTACCGACCTACACCTCTCCAGCACTATGTATTTCCTGCTGGAGGTGATGGCTTATACCTGGTCGTTGATGAAAATGGCAAGTTCAGAGAGGACAGCTTTCAGAAATCTCTGAATGTCCTTGCCCCTGCTACTGGCAGTGACAAGAAGAGGGAAAACGGGAAGCGGCAAAAGGGCCTTGTCTCGGCAGGCAAAACTAATGAAGAAAGCGACATATTCAAGATGGTGAAAATGATAATTCAGCGTCAATATGACCCTGTAATACTTTTCAGCTTTAGCAAAAGGGAGTGTGAATTTCTTGCCATGCAG ATGGCCAAGATGGACTTGAATGGGGATGATGAGAAAGTGAACATTGAAACCATTTTTTGGAGTGCCATGGATTTGCTTTCAGATGATGATAAAAAGCTTCCCCAGGTTTCAAATATGCTTCCTTTATTGAAACGTGGCATTGGAGTACATCATTCTGGCCTGCTGCCCATTTTAAAGGAAGTGATTGAGATACTTTTCCAAGAGGGCCTCATCAAG TGTCTGTTTGCCACAGAGACATTCAGTATTGGATTGAACATGCCTGCAAAGACTGTTGTGTTTACCAATGTACGTAAGTTTGACGGAGATCGATTCAGATGGTTATCAAGTGGAGAGTACATCCAGATGAGCGGCCGTGCTGGTCGTCGAGGTATTGATCAGCGTGGTATCTGCATATTGATGGTAGATGAGAAAATGGAACCCTCAACTGCCAAAATGATGCTGAAAGGAGGTGCTGATAGTTTGAACAG TGCCTTTCATTTGAGCTACAACATGTTGTTGAATCAACTGCGCTCTGAGGATGGTGATCCAGAAAAGCTTCTTCGGCATTCATTCTACCAATTTCAAGCAGATAGAGCTCTCCCTGATCTCGAG AAGCAAGTCAGGGAACTGGAAATAGAAAGAAGTTCCATGGTTATTGAAGACGAGGAGAGCGTGAAGGACTACTATGATCTCTTACAGCAGTACAGAACTTTAAAGAAGGATGTCCGTGATATTGTACTTTCGCCAAAATATGTTCTGCCTTTCTTGCAATCTGGAAGGCTTGTTCGTGTTCAATACAGTACAGATGAGTCCACCTTCTCCATTGACGAAAATGTGTCGTGGGGAATTATAATAAATTTTGAAAAGGTGAAAACCAATGCTGAAG AAAGAAGGCCCGAGGATTGTGATTACACTGTTGATGTCCTCACAAGATGTTCTGTAATCAAGGACATAAGTGGAAAGAAGACAATGAAGGTTATTCCTCTCAAATCCCGTGGAGAACCAGTTGTTATTTCGTTGCCACTTTCTCAG ATTGATGGACTAAGTAGCGTTCGGATGTACATACCCAAGGATCTTTTGCCTGTAGAAGCTCGAGAAAACACATTGAGGAAAGTTGACGAAGTGCTTTCAAGGTTTGCTAAAGATGGGGTTCCTCTCTTGGATCCAGAAGAAGATATGGAA GTAAAATCTAGCTCCTACCGGAAAGCTGCCAGAAGAATAGAAGCTCTTGAGAGCTTATTTGAGAAGCATGACATCCGTAATGCTCCCCATATCCAACAGAAGCTGAAGCTCTTGCATGCTAAGCAAGAAATAAAAGCCAAAATAAAGTCCATAAAGAAAACAATGCGGGCCTCGACTGCTCTAGCCTTTAAGGACGAGCTCAAGGCACGAAAACGAGTTCTTCGTAGGCTGGG ATATATCACCAGTGAGGATGTAGTTGAAATAAAGGGCAAAGTGGCATGTGAGATCAGCTCAGCCGACGAACTGACATTGACCGAGCTTATGTTCAGTGGCACTTTGAAAGATGCTACTGTGGAGCAGATGGTGGCTCTGCTCTCTTGCTTTGTCTGGCAGGAGAAGCTTCAGGATGCCCCAAAGCCAAGGGAGGAGCTCGACCTGCTCTTCTACCAGTTGCAAGAGACGGCACGACGGGTCGCGAACCTCCAGCTTGAATGCAAG ATCCAGATCGATGTTGAGAGTTTTGTGAACTCCTTCCGCCCCGACGTGATGGAGGCCGTGTACTCGTGGGCCAGAGGGTCCAAGTTCCACCAGATCATGGAGATGACACAGGTGTTCGAGGGCAGCCTGATCAGGGCCATCAGGCGGCTGGAGGAGGTCCTGCAGCAGCTGATCCTGGCATCCCAGTCGATCGGTGAGACCCAGCTCGAAGCCAAGCTCGAGGAGGCGGTCAGCAAGATTAAGAGGGACATCGTGTTCGCCGCGTCCCTGTACTTGTGA